In Caballeronia insecticola, the following are encoded in one genomic region:
- a CDS encoding nitroreductase family protein: MHSQTPVVDAVIRSRKAVRLFLPDAVAREEIVDILDVARSAPSNSNTQPWHVHVLGGSIKGQLSAALARAHVEDRHPPLQHFPSPLLGACQPRQEDFGARYYGALGINKEDAAARSRASGRNFDFSVHPLA; this comes from the coding sequence ATGCATTCGCAAACACCTGTCGTCGACGCGGTCATTCGTTCCCGCAAAGCCGTTCGGCTCTTTCTTCCGGACGCAGTCGCGCGAGAGGAAATCGTCGATATTCTGGATGTCGCACGCAGCGCGCCCAGTAACTCGAACACTCAACCGTGGCATGTTCATGTGCTGGGCGGCAGCATCAAAGGGCAATTGAGCGCGGCGCTCGCGCGTGCGCACGTGGAGGATCGTCACCCGCCGTTGCAACATTTTCCCAGTCCATTGCTCGGCGCATGTCAACCGAGGCAGGAGGACTTTGGTGCGCGATATTACGGCGCGCTGGGCATCAACAAGGAGGACGCCGCCGCGCGCTCGCGGGCTTCCGGTAGAAATTTCGATTTTTCGGTGCACCCGTTGGCATGA
- a CDS encoding 2Fe-2S iron-sulfur cluster-binding protein, with protein sequence MPVVTYILRDGERREIDVPDGTSVMEAAIHNNVRGIDAECGGCLSCATCHVYIDESSTAQLPSPDESEIELLDGVAAERRPESRLSCQLVASAAMNGLVVQIPQRQG encoded by the coding sequence ATGCCTGTTGTAACCTATATTCTGCGCGACGGCGAGCGTCGCGAGATCGACGTACCCGACGGCACGAGCGTAATGGAAGCCGCGATTCACAACAACGTGCGCGGCATCGATGCGGAATGCGGCGGATGCCTGTCCTGCGCAACCTGCCACGTTTATATCGACGAGTCGTCCACGGCGCAGTTGCCATCGCCCGATGAGTCGGAAATCGAACTGCTCGACGGTGTCGCGGCCGAGCGCCGTCCCGAGAGCCGTCTGAGTTGCCAGCTCGTCGCGAGCGCCGCGATGAACGGACTCGTCGTGCAGATTCCACAAAGGCAAGGGTGA
- a CDS encoding nitroreductase family protein, whose amino-acid sequence MIFTIDARLKKYSWLDYGLFLQTVMIAARARGLDTCAQVSFARYPGIIADHLDLAAGHDVVCGMSLGYADESAVINRLEIPRESVDGFASFAGFEEYA is encoded by the coding sequence ATGATTTTCACGATCGATGCCCGCTTGAAGAAATATAGCTGGCTCGACTACGGCCTGTTCTTGCAGACCGTCATGATCGCGGCACGCGCACGCGGTCTCGACACGTGCGCGCAAGTCTCGTTCGCGCGTTACCCGGGCATCATTGCCGATCACCTCGATTTGGCGGCGGGGCACGATGTTGTGTGTGGGATGTCTCTCGGCTACGCGGATGAAAGCGCTGTGATCAACCGGCTTGAAATTCCGCGCGAGTCCGTCGATGGGTTTGCATCATTCGCCGGGTTCGAGGAATACGCCTGA
- a CDS encoding SDR family NAD(P)-dependent oxidoreductase has translation MNRLNGKTAVITGGATGIGRAAAKRFIEEGAFVFIFGRRQEALDAALADLGNNARAVKGSVSDQADLDRLYAAVKAERRTLDIVFANAGAGSPLPLGEITAEHIDETFDTNVKGTIFTVQKALPLMSEGGSIILTGSSAGTTGAPAMSAYSASKAAVRNLARTWAEDLKGTGIRVNVLSPGATATELAKEALGEEGQKHFASITPLRRMADPAEIGAVAAFLASPDSSFMTASEVAVDGGLAQL, from the coding sequence ATGAACAGACTGAATGGAAAGACCGCTGTCATCACCGGCGGCGCTACCGGCATCGGCCGCGCCGCGGCGAAGCGCTTTATCGAAGAAGGCGCCTTCGTGTTCATCTTCGGCCGCCGGCAGGAAGCGCTCGATGCCGCTCTGGCCGATCTCGGGAACAACGCCCGCGCGGTGAAGGGCTCGGTCTCCGATCAGGCCGATCTCGACCGACTCTACGCGGCGGTGAAGGCCGAACGGCGAACCCTCGACATCGTATTCGCCAATGCCGGGGCAGGAAGCCCGCTTCCGCTCGGCGAGATTACCGCCGAGCACATCGACGAAACCTTCGACACCAATGTGAAGGGCACGATCTTCACGGTCCAGAAGGCATTACCGCTGATGAGCGAGGGCGGCTCGATCATCCTGACCGGATCGAGCGCCGGCACCACGGGCGCCCCGGCGATGAGCGCCTACAGCGCGAGCAAGGCGGCGGTACGCAACCTCGCGCGAACCTGGGCGGAGGATTTGAAAGGCACCGGCATCCGGGTGAACGTGCTGTCGCCGGGAGCAACGGCGACCGAACTGGCCAAGGAAGCGCTGGGCGAGGAAGGCCAAAAGCACTTCGCCTCGATAACTCCGCTCCGGCGCATGGCCGATCCGGCGGAAATCGGGGCGGTAGCCGCCTTTCTCGCGTCGCCGGACAGCAGTTTCATGACGGCCAGCGAGGTCGCCGTTGACGGCGGTCTTGCGCAACTCTGA
- a CDS encoding GntR family transcriptional regulator has translation MESQQERVLIYLRDLILKGEFAPGERLGEVALAERLKASRTPVRLALATLEQEGLVEPSPAGGYVMRRITAAEIADAIAVRGHLEGMAARLVAEHGVPRQLSNALAECLRAGDRLLAKSELDLDDYAAYTDMNNRFHKLIVEGSGNAALMRAIDMNNRLPFAAASAMLPMQSAIEEGRQWLFMAHQQHHSLVDAMERGEGARAQALATEHVQIAQKNLAYALERPDVCMKLAPALHLVAEAVL, from the coding sequence ATGGAATCCCAGCAGGAACGCGTGCTGATCTATCTGCGCGATCTGATACTCAAGGGCGAATTCGCGCCCGGCGAACGTCTAGGCGAAGTCGCGCTCGCCGAGCGCCTGAAGGCGTCGCGCACGCCGGTTCGGCTCGCGCTCGCGACGCTGGAGCAGGAAGGTCTGGTCGAGCCGTCGCCCGCCGGCGGGTACGTCATGCGGCGCATCACCGCCGCCGAAATCGCCGATGCCATCGCGGTACGCGGACATCTGGAAGGCATGGCCGCGCGGCTCGTCGCGGAACACGGCGTGCCGCGCCAGTTGTCGAACGCGCTCGCCGAATGTCTGCGTGCGGGCGACCGCCTGCTCGCCAAGTCCGAACTGGATCTCGACGACTACGCCGCCTACACCGACATGAACAATCGCTTCCACAAGCTGATCGTCGAAGGCTCGGGCAATGCGGCGCTGATGCGCGCCATCGACATGAACAATCGACTACCGTTTGCCGCCGCGAGCGCGATGCTGCCGATGCAGTCCGCCATCGAGGAAGGACGACAATGGTTATTCATGGCGCATCAGCAGCATCACAGTCTGGTCGACGCAATGGAGCGCGGTGAAGGTGCGCGCGCGCAGGCGCTGGCGACCGAGCATGTGCAGATCGCGCAGAAGAATCTGGCGTACGCGCTGGAGCGTCCGGATGTGTGCATGAAACTGGCGCCGGCGTTGCACCTCGTGGCAGAAGCCGTTTTATAG
- a CDS encoding glutamine synthetase family protein, whose protein sequence is MSFVETHGLWTDAQHTAYAGLVERLKKSDVKVVRFSFPDQHGLLRGKTLVVDEAIRAMRSGVTLTTTLFAKDTSHRTVFPVFTAGGGFDMPEMQGACDTLMVADPETFRVLPWAPHTGWVLCDVHFANGMPVPFGTRHLFRRALDRLSKHGFEFVSGLEVEFHVFKVTDPHMKPEHSGQPGLPPDVELLSHGFQYLTELRYDAVDDVMELLRRNIDGLGLPVRSLEVEYGPSQFEFTFAPTKGIKSADDMVLFRSAVKQICQRNGYHATFMCRPRIPNVVSSGWHLHQSLLHAGDGTNAFMPGDATEPLSITGRRYLAGLLAHARGATSLSTPTINGYRRYRPYSNAPDRANWGRDNRGVMLRVLGGANDAASRIENRVGEPTANPYLYFASQVISGLDGMQRKLELPASADTPYETQAEALPRSLNDALDALRADECLREGLGSAFVDYFCKLKQAEIDRFNLEVTEWEHREYFEAF, encoded by the coding sequence ATGTCTTTCGTAGAAACCCACGGTTTGTGGACGGATGCCCAGCACACCGCCTATGCCGGGCTTGTTGAGCGCCTGAAGAAAAGCGATGTGAAAGTGGTGCGCTTTTCGTTTCCCGATCAGCACGGCCTGTTGCGCGGCAAGACGCTCGTCGTCGACGAGGCTATCAGGGCGATGAGAAGCGGCGTTACGCTCACGACCACGCTGTTCGCCAAGGACACGTCGCATCGCACGGTGTTTCCTGTGTTCACGGCGGGCGGCGGCTTCGACATGCCCGAGATGCAGGGCGCGTGCGACACGCTAATGGTCGCCGATCCCGAAACTTTCCGTGTGCTGCCGTGGGCGCCGCATACCGGATGGGTGCTGTGCGATGTGCATTTCGCCAACGGCATGCCCGTACCGTTCGGCACACGGCATCTGTTTCGCCGCGCGCTGGATCGGTTGTCGAAACATGGCTTCGAATTCGTCTCGGGACTCGAAGTGGAGTTTCACGTGTTCAAGGTCACTGACCCGCACATGAAGCCCGAGCATTCGGGGCAGCCCGGCTTGCCGCCCGATGTCGAACTGCTGTCGCACGGTTTTCAGTATCTGACCGAGTTGCGCTATGACGCCGTCGACGATGTGATGGAGTTGCTTCGCCGCAATATCGACGGACTCGGCCTGCCGGTGCGCTCGCTCGAAGTGGAGTATGGACCGAGCCAGTTCGAATTCACCTTTGCGCCGACCAAGGGCATCAAGAGCGCCGACGACATGGTGCTGTTTCGCAGTGCGGTGAAGCAGATCTGCCAGCGCAACGGCTATCACGCGACGTTCATGTGCCGCCCGCGCATTCCGAATGTCGTGTCGAGTGGCTGGCATCTGCATCAGTCGTTGCTGCATGCGGGCGACGGCACGAACGCGTTCATGCCCGGCGATGCAACCGAACCGTTGTCTATCACGGGTCGACGTTATCTCGCCGGTCTGCTTGCGCATGCGCGGGGCGCGACATCATTGTCCACGCCGACGATCAACGGCTATCGGCGTTATCGGCCGTATTCGAACGCGCCGGATCGGGCGAACTGGGGCCGCGACAATCGCGGCGTGATGCTGCGCGTACTCGGCGGCGCGAACGATGCAGCGAGCCGCATCGAGAATCGTGTGGGCGAACCGACTGCAAATCCATATCTGTATTTTGCCTCGCAAGTGATTTCGGGTCTTGACGGCATGCAGCGCAAGCTCGAGTTGCCAGCCTCGGCGGATACGCCCTATGAAACGCAAGCCGAAGCGTTGCCACGCAGTCTGAACGATGCGCTCGATGCGCTTCGGGCCGACGAATGTTTGCGCGAAGGGCTCGGCAGTGCCTTCGTCGACTACTTCTGCAAGCTCAAGCAGGCGGAGATCGATCGCTTCAATCTGGAAGTCACCGAGTGGGAGCATCGCGAGTATTTCGAGGCGTTCTGA
- a CDS encoding aromatic ring-hydroxylating dioxygenase subunit alpha, with product MMSSQQNETITRVGQGTPGGQLLRRYWQPVALVEELPDERPVKAVRLMGQDFVVFKDEQGRYGMLDRDCPHRGADLAAGRLEGGGLRCAFHGWLFDVNGRCLSTPGEPVGSTLCNKVRQTAYPVIEKSGILFGYIGHGEPPAFPNFDCFAAPEAYTFAFKGLFECNWLQALEVGIDPAHASFLHRFFEDEDVSESYGKQFRGASANSSMPITQVLREYESPEILVSPADYGLRLIAKRVLDDAHTHVRVTNVVFPQAFVIPMSTEMTITQWHVPVDDENCYWYAIFTSFGAPTDRAQMREQRLELYELPDYTSRKNKRNNYGFNAQEQLNETYTGMGFDINVHDQWAVESQGAIQDRTREHLGTTDKGIIAYRRLLVDAIEKTQTGEKTLMLIDEEQAAHLTGPASIDGIAPTDRWDDYWKESDASRRAQSPWSAPKA from the coding sequence ATGATGAGCTCGCAGCAAAACGAGACGATCACCCGTGTCGGGCAAGGCACGCCCGGCGGCCAGTTGCTGCGCCGATACTGGCAGCCCGTCGCGCTTGTCGAGGAGTTGCCCGACGAGCGTCCCGTGAAGGCCGTGCGTCTGATGGGTCAGGATTTCGTCGTGTTCAAGGACGAACAGGGCCGCTATGGCATGCTCGATCGCGACTGTCCGCACCGAGGCGCGGATCTCGCGGCCGGACGTCTTGAAGGCGGCGGTCTGCGGTGCGCATTTCATGGCTGGCTTTTCGATGTCAACGGCCGCTGCCTTTCGACGCCCGGCGAACCCGTCGGCAGCACGCTCTGCAACAAGGTGCGTCAGACCGCGTATCCGGTCATCGAGAAGAGCGGAATTCTTTTTGGCTATATCGGCCACGGCGAGCCGCCCGCGTTTCCGAATTTCGATTGCTTCGCCGCGCCCGAGGCCTACACCTTCGCGTTCAAGGGATTGTTTGAATGCAACTGGCTGCAGGCGCTTGAAGTGGGCATCGATCCGGCGCACGCGTCGTTTCTGCATCGCTTTTTCGAGGACGAGGATGTCAGCGAGAGCTATGGCAAACAGTTTCGCGGCGCATCGGCGAATTCGAGCATGCCGATCACCCAGGTCCTGCGCGAATACGAATCGCCTGAGATTCTCGTGAGCCCGGCAGATTACGGTTTGCGGCTCATTGCGAAGCGTGTGCTCGACGACGCGCATACGCACGTGCGCGTGACGAACGTCGTGTTTCCGCAAGCCTTCGTGATTCCCATGAGCACCGAGATGACGATCACGCAATGGCACGTGCCCGTCGATGACGAGAACTGCTACTGGTACGCGATCTTCACGAGTTTCGGCGCGCCCACCGACCGCGCACAGATGCGCGAGCAACGGCTCGAGCTGTATGAGTTGCCCGACTACACCTCGCGCAAGAACAAGCGCAACAACTACGGCTTCAACGCGCAGGAGCAGCTCAACGAAACCTATACGGGCATGGGCTTCGATATCAACGTGCACGATCAATGGGCCGTCGAATCGCAGGGCGCGATTCAGGACCGCACGCGCGAGCATTTAGGTACGACGGACAAGGGCATCATCGCTTATCGCCGCTTGCTCGTCGATGCAATTGAGAAGACACAGACGGGTGAAAAGACGCTGATGCTGATCGACGAAGAGCAAGCCGCGCATCTGACGGGACCTGCTTCGATCGATGGCATCGCGCCGACGGATCGTTGGGATGACTACTGGAAAGAGTCCGATGCGAGTCGGCGCGCACAGTCGCCGTGGTCCGCGCCGAAGGCCTGA
- a CDS encoding LysR family transcriptional regulator — translation MLDLKLLKTFVAVGDLLHFGRAAEALHSTQPGVTQHIARLEAQLGVQLLRRSKRAVSLTEAGTTLLRQASQMLALADRMHADARAMGDGLGGHLLIGLSSAIIHSTVPACIRAFRHAHPLIRITPTVERADRLYELLDASLVDILVTTLPKRDDAFHTVKLQARIEMGVALPSDHPLAKAPMLSIGDLADEPFYTVPRERHPEVYDSLTAIIRRRGRPARIVGHEISFTNLLARVALGDGVALVPRAYAGIATPGVNVVPVSDASLSTLQAYLVYRRDRGEVAVEQFVRAMRARKGASGPRPTRVVNKRSLSKATK, via the coding sequence ATGCTCGACTTGAAGTTATTGAAGACATTCGTGGCAGTGGGTGACCTGCTGCATTTTGGCCGTGCCGCCGAGGCGCTTCACTCCACGCAGCCCGGAGTGACGCAACACATTGCCCGGCTCGAAGCGCAACTGGGCGTCCAGTTGCTTCGGCGGAGTAAGCGCGCCGTGTCGCTCACCGAAGCGGGAACGACCCTCCTTCGACAGGCATCGCAGATGCTCGCGCTGGCGGATCGCATGCATGCCGATGCGCGCGCGATGGGCGATGGATTAGGCGGCCACCTGCTGATCGGACTTTCATCGGCGATCATTCACAGCACCGTGCCTGCGTGTATCAGGGCCTTTCGTCACGCTCATCCGCTGATTCGAATAACGCCGACCGTCGAGCGTGCGGATCGTTTGTATGAGCTGCTCGATGCGTCGCTCGTCGACATTCTGGTCACCACGCTACCCAAACGCGACGATGCATTCCACACCGTAAAACTCCAGGCGCGCATCGAGATGGGCGTCGCATTGCCGAGCGACCATCCGCTCGCGAAAGCGCCGATGCTGTCGATCGGCGATCTGGCCGATGAACCTTTCTACACGGTGCCGCGCGAGCGTCATCCCGAGGTGTACGACAGTCTTACCGCCATCATCAGGCGGCGCGGCAGGCCGGCTCGCATCGTGGGCCATGAGATTTCCTTCACCAATCTGCTCGCGCGGGTAGCGCTTGGCGACGGCGTGGCGCTCGTGCCTCGCGCTTACGCGGGCATCGCGACACCCGGCGTGAACGTCGTGCCGGTCAGTGATGCGTCATTGTCGACGCTTCAGGCCTATCTGGTTTATCGACGTGACCGTGGCGAAGTCGCCGTCGAGCAATTTGTGCGAGCGATGAGAGCGCGAAAGGGTGCGTCAGGGCCGCGTCCGACGCGCGTCGTTAATAAGCGTTCGTTATCAAAGGCGACGAAATAA
- a CDS encoding LysR family transcriptional regulator, whose product MLDNVTINQLRAFVAVCDAGSFSGAARELRRAQSAISHAIAALESAFDIALFERNTRRATLTAAGRSLLPDARGVIARTEEMKMRAASIAETGAPQVSIAVDTYFPRAHLIECLRTLQTDRPTVAINLRMTTMQGGERLILDGTCALAVTIADVPELDPGAIERLHLCEARMVTVCAPSHPLAAIAGPIPREEFGRHIQLVVTDNQPDAEKTQQGVASERQWLVNDLGAKHDLLRGGLCWGHMPHHLVAEDLVQGMLVELQRRAWHMRPLTFMISQRRGYSFSVCETQLVALLGNRQRLPKDASRRSVSRKGKKV is encoded by the coding sequence ATGCTCGATAACGTGACCATCAATCAGCTTCGGGCCTTCGTTGCCGTGTGTGACGCAGGCAGCTTTTCCGGGGCGGCGCGCGAGCTCAGGCGTGCACAGTCGGCGATCAGTCATGCGATCGCCGCGCTCGAAAGTGCCTTCGATATCGCGCTGTTCGAGCGCAACACTCGCCGAGCGACGCTGACGGCAGCGGGCCGTAGTCTCCTGCCCGATGCTCGTGGTGTGATTGCACGCACCGAGGAAATGAAGATGCGCGCAGCTTCGATCGCTGAAACGGGTGCGCCGCAGGTCTCGATTGCCGTGGATACCTATTTTCCGCGTGCGCACCTGATCGAATGCCTGCGCACGCTACAGACGGACCGTCCGACCGTTGCAATCAATCTGCGCATGACGACGATGCAGGGCGGCGAGCGTTTGATTCTCGATGGCACCTGCGCTTTGGCCGTGACGATCGCGGACGTGCCGGAACTCGACCCCGGTGCGATAGAGAGGCTGCATCTATGCGAAGCGCGGATGGTGACCGTCTGTGCGCCATCGCATCCGCTGGCCGCGATCGCGGGGCCGATTCCGCGCGAGGAATTCGGCCGGCACATCCAGCTTGTCGTAACCGACAATCAGCCCGACGCAGAAAAGACGCAACAGGGGGTCGCCAGCGAACGCCAGTGGCTGGTGAATGACCTCGGCGCGAAGCACGATCTGCTTCGGGGAGGCTTGTGCTGGGGGCACATGCCCCATCATCTGGTCGCGGAGGACCTCGTGCAGGGCATGCTCGTTGAACTGCAACGGCGCGCCTGGCACATGCGCCCACTCACGTTCATGATCTCGCAGCGGCGCGGGTACTCGTTTTCCGTATGCGAGACGCAACTGGTCGCGCTCCTCGGCAATCGTCAGCGCTTGCCGAAGGATGCAAGCCGGCGCTCCGTCTCACGCAAAGGCAAGAAGGTTTGA
- a CDS encoding epoxide hydrolase family protein, with product MYARSLNINVHDSQIDDLMQRLRNTRFPAGLDAQQWDDGAGLAFIRRLTDYWQTQFDWRAQEARLNELPNFQASIDGCEIHFVHQKGKGPAPMPLVLTHGWPGSFVEMERVIPLLTDPAAFGGDPADAFHVVVPSLPGFGFSTALQTSGSGAHGIAGMWLELMTKLGYDRFGAQGGDIGAGVSMWLARRFPAQMIGAHVNYIPASFRPPVSDSLCPVTEEERAYLDAVAAWASTEGAYASVQSTKPQTLSYAMTDSPVGLAAWIAEKFRTWSDCNGDIESVFTMDQLLTDISIYWFGHALDASFRIYKENRLRPLVFSLSERVATPLGVAVFPRELPMPPRSWLERVFEVRRWSSMPRGGHFAALEQPELLVEDIRAFFRPLRHAGGYGAGSVD from the coding sequence ATGTACGCACGGTCTCTGAACATCAATGTGCATGACAGCCAGATCGACGATCTCATGCAGCGACTGCGCAACACTCGCTTTCCCGCGGGTCTCGACGCGCAGCAGTGGGATGATGGCGCGGGCCTGGCGTTCATTCGGCGCTTGACGGATTACTGGCAAACTCAGTTCGACTGGCGTGCGCAGGAAGCGCGGCTCAATGAATTGCCGAATTTTCAGGCGAGTATCGACGGATGCGAGATTCATTTTGTTCATCAGAAAGGCAAAGGTCCTGCGCCGATGCCGCTCGTGCTGACTCACGGCTGGCCGGGCTCGTTCGTCGAGATGGAGCGCGTTATCCCGCTTCTGACAGATCCCGCAGCATTCGGCGGCGATCCGGCTGACGCGTTTCATGTGGTCGTTCCTTCATTACCCGGCTTCGGCTTTTCTACAGCATTGCAGACCTCTGGAAGCGGCGCCCACGGCATCGCCGGGATGTGGCTCGAACTCATGACTAAGCTCGGCTACGACCGGTTCGGTGCTCAGGGAGGAGACATTGGCGCCGGGGTTTCGATGTGGCTTGCGCGACGTTTCCCTGCACAGATGATCGGCGCGCATGTCAACTACATCCCTGCGAGCTTTCGGCCGCCCGTGAGCGACAGCCTGTGTCCGGTGACCGAAGAGGAGCGCGCCTATCTCGACGCCGTCGCAGCCTGGGCGAGTACGGAAGGTGCGTATGCGTCGGTCCAGAGTACCAAGCCCCAAACCCTGTCGTATGCGATGACCGATTCTCCTGTTGGTCTTGCTGCCTGGATCGCAGAGAAGTTCCGGACCTGGAGCGATTGCAATGGCGACATCGAAAGCGTCTTCACGATGGATCAGTTACTGACCGATATTTCGATCTACTGGTTCGGCCACGCGCTCGACGCGTCTTTTCGAATCTACAAGGAAAACCGCCTCCGCCCGCTGGTTTTCAGCCTGTCGGAACGCGTGGCGACGCCGTTGGGTGTGGCGGTATTTCCCCGCGAGTTGCCGATGCCTCCCCGTTCCTGGCTCGAACGGGTTTTCGAGGTACGGCGATGGAGTTCGATGCCACGTGGCGGCCACTTTGCGGCGCTGGAGCAACCGGAACTGCTCGTGGAGGACATTCGCGCTTTCTTTCGTCCCCTTCGTCACGCCGGTGGTTACGGCGCTGGAAGCGTAGATTGA
- the hutH gene encoding histidine ammonia-lyase encodes MNIDIVPGANTLADWYAVYAHGATALLGDAGRVNVTRSAAMVDEMIAKGDAVYGVNTGFGKLSNRRIDAADLHTLQENLVLSHTVGVGDPLPEGVVRLVIALKLAALSLGASGVRGEVVELLEQMLMRGVLPVIPGQGSVGASGDLAPLAHLSSVMIGRGRATFNGELLSGADALSRAGLSAIRFGPKEGLAMLNGTQVSTALCLAGLFEIWRVVQSSLAVAALTFEGALGSTAPLDPRIHALKPHRGQVEVASALRDLLKESDFRELQRTKGRLQDPYSLRCIPQVMGACLEVFRFACSMLETEARSASDNPLILVDNGDVISGGNFHAEPVAFVADALANVAAETGGMAERRIAFLLDGSMSGLPPFLTGTSGLTSGFMSLQITAAALVAENRQRSHPASVESVPTVGNQEDHVSMATHGARRLLDMARNADAIVAIELLAATEAMECHGTLRSCATLEMLRSAVRERVPSMATDWEFSGALDHAQSLVKSGELARLAGLAVVPRFE; translated from the coding sequence ATGAACATCGATATCGTGCCGGGCGCGAACACGCTTGCGGACTGGTACGCCGTATACGCTCATGGCGCAACCGCGTTACTGGGTGATGCGGGCCGCGTCAACGTCACGCGCTCGGCGGCGATGGTTGACGAAATGATTGCGAAGGGCGACGCCGTGTATGGGGTGAATACCGGCTTCGGCAAGCTGTCGAACAGACGGATCGATGCAGCCGACCTGCATACGTTGCAGGAGAATCTCGTGCTCTCGCATACGGTCGGCGTGGGCGATCCGCTGCCGGAGGGCGTCGTGCGCCTTGTGATCGCGCTCAAGTTGGCGGCGCTGTCGCTGGGTGCATCCGGTGTGCGCGGCGAAGTCGTCGAATTGCTCGAACAGATGCTGATGCGAGGTGTGTTGCCGGTGATACCGGGGCAGGGTTCGGTCGGCGCTTCCGGAGATCTTGCGCCGCTTGCCCATCTCTCGTCGGTGATGATCGGCCGAGGTCGCGCGACGTTCAACGGCGAGTTGCTCAGCGGCGCGGACGCATTGTCGCGCGCTGGACTGAGTGCCATCCGGTTCGGCCCGAAGGAAGGACTCGCGATGCTGAATGGCACGCAGGTATCCACGGCCTTGTGCCTCGCTGGACTGTTCGAAATCTGGCGCGTTGTGCAATCGTCGCTGGCCGTTGCCGCGTTGACCTTTGAAGGCGCGCTTGGGTCGACCGCGCCGCTCGATCCCCGCATCCACGCGCTCAAGCCGCATCGCGGGCAGGTCGAGGTCGCCTCCGCGTTGCGCGATTTGCTTAAGGAAAGTGATTTCCGCGAGTTGCAGCGCACCAAGGGGAGATTGCAGGATCCCTACAGCTTGCGCTGCATTCCTCAGGTGATGGGCGCATGCCTCGAAGTGTTTCGCTTCGCCTGCTCAATGCTTGAGACCGAGGCGCGCAGCGCGTCGGACAACCCGCTGATCCTTGTCGATAACGGTGACGTCATCTCGGGCGGCAACTTTCATGCGGAACCCGTCGCGTTCGTCGCCGATGCGCTTGCGAACGTAGCGGCAGAGACGGGCGGCATGGCCGAGCGGCGCATCGCATTCCTGCTCGATGGATCGATGAGCGGGTTGCCGCCATTTCTGACGGGCACCAGCGGACTGACGTCGGGTTTCATGAGCCTGCAGATCACGGCGGCTGCGCTTGTAGCCGAAAACCGTCAACGTTCGCATCCGGCATCGGTCGAGAGTGTTCCGACGGTGGGCAATCAGGAAGATCACGTGTCGATGGCGACGCACGGTGCGCGCCGTCTTCTGGATATGGCGCGCAACGCGGATGCGATCGTGGCAATCGAACTTCTCGCCGCGACGGAAGCGATGGAGTGTCACGGTACATTGCGCTCGTGCGCGACGCTCGAAATGCTGCGCTCCGCCGTGCGCGAGCGCGTGCCTTCGATGGCCACGGACTGGGAGTTCTCCGGCGCGCTGGACCATGCGCAGTCGCTTGTGAAAAGCGGTGAACTCGCGAGGCTCGCTGGATTGGCTGTCGTACCACGCTTCGAATGA